The DNA segment TTCCAGCTTTGGCCGGCAGGTAACGCCACAACCCACGCAAATCAACTTTGAAAACCAGCTTGCAGTCGCCATGCTACACGCCAGGCATCAGCGCGGCGGCCCCATTTATCTGGAGGACGAAAGCCGTCTTGTGGGTTGCTGTGCGTTGCCAATAAGCCTGCGTGAACGGATGGCGGCGGCGCCTTTAGTCGTGCTGGACCGGCCAATGGCCGGGCGCGTTGATATTATTCGCCAAGACTATGTCGACAATATGCTAACCGATTACACCAATCTGGATGGTCCACAAGCCGGTTGGCTAAATTTCAGCGACTACCTTTTGAGCGCGCTTGATCGAATTCGTAAACGCCTGGGGGGCGAGCGCCATCAGCAACTGCGCAGCGTGATGGAGTCAGCACTGGCGCAACAGGCAGAGAACGGCTCCAGCGACGGCCATAACGCCTGGATACAAAGCCTGCTAGAGCATTACTATGACCCAATGTACGATTACCAGCTGGCCCGCAAACCGGGCACAGTGATTATGCATGGCGGTCCGGACGCCATCGCTCAGTGGGCCAAGCACGCCCACCCGCACATCTCATAAAACGAAAATTTGACAAGGGGTTTGCTATGGAAGATTTATTCAGCGCCAACGGCCGCGCCACAGAGTTGGTCGACCAAGCCATCACACTGGTCATGGCATACGCACCCAAAGTGGTACTGGCCATTATCACCCTCATTGTGGGTATGTGGCTGATTAACCGGTTTGTTCGCTTACTGGATAGCAAACTTGGCAAAAAAGACCCAACGCTGAATACCTTCCTGTGCGGCCTGCTATCAGCAGTTCTGAAAATCCTGCTACTGATTTCCGTTGCCTCCATGGTGGGCATTGCCACTACCTCCTTCATCGCTATTATTGGTGGTGCCGGCCTGGCTATCGGCCTGGCACTGCAAGGCAGCCTGGGCAATTTCGCCGGCGGCGTGCTGATTCTAATCTTCAAGCCATTCAAAGTGGGCGATGTCATCGAAGCCCAAGGTTACCTGGGCTCGGTGGTGGAAATCTCTATTTTGTACACCATCGTTAATACCTTTGATAACCGCCGGATTATTATTCCCAACGGCGACCTGTCCAACTCCAGCCTGACCAACCTCAGCGCCTACCCTACCCGCCGCTGCGACATGAGCTTTGGCATTGGCTACGGTGACGACATCGACAAGGCCAAAGCCACCATCAAGCGCCTGATTGAAGAAGACGAACGCGCTCTGAAAGACCCGGAACCAATGGTTGTGGTAGGCGGTCTGGGCGACAGTTCTGTTAACTTGACCGCCCGCGCCTGGACCAAATCCGCAGACCTGTGGCCGTTCTACTGGGACATGCAGGAACGCGTGAAGAAGGCGTTTGACGCCGAAGGCATCAGTATTCCCTTCCCCCAGCGCGATGTGCACATGTACAAGGCCGACTAAGTCTGAGAGCAAAAAGCCTACAGCCGAGTTTCGCAATCCCTGAAACCTCGGCTAAGCTCATCAGTAACAGCAGGTGCCGTTAATGATGAGGAGGCCGCCACCGTGCCCGCAAATGCATTACAACAATACCTCGACAGCACAGGCGTAGAATACTTGTGCATGCCTCACCCGCCCGCATTCAGCGCCCGCCAATTGGCGAGGCACGTTGGCATTGCCGGAGACCGGGTGGTTAAAACCGTGATCATCGAGCTGGATGGCAAAATAGCCATGCTGGTGATGCCCGCCACCTGGCGCGTGCGTTGGCACCGGCTGTCGCAGATTCTGGACACCGATTTTGTTGAACTGGCCGATGAACAGACGTTCCAAAACCTGTTCCCTCAGTGCGAAGTCGGCGCCATGCCCCCCTTTGGCGAGCTTTACGGCATGAACGTGTATTGCGCCGAAGCGCTGACCCAACAGCCCGAACTGGCGTTCGCCGCCGGCAGCCACAGCAAATCCATCCACATGAAAACAATCGACTTCCTGGCTCTTGCCCGGCCGACGATTCTGAACCAGGGCTTTAACAAACCCGGTGTTGCCAAACCGGCGTGGCTGGTAAAACGAAAACAACCGGCCGCCTCTGGGTCTGCCCAGGCACTGTAACTTTCCATATTGTTGCTATGGCGGCGTGACCGCACATCAACTCCACGGTTTGCCTGTTCGTTGCCATCGCGTAAACTGATCACTACAAACAGGAACCCGATATGACTCAAGCATTTGATATTGCAGTTGTCGGCGCCGGCATGGTGGGTGCAGCCCTTGCGACAGGCCTGGGCCGCAACGGTTTTCGCGTGGCGCTGATTGACTTTGCTGACGCTCCCGAATTTGTGCCAGGCAGCACGCCGGATATTCGCGTGTCCGCGCTCAGCGCCGGCAGTGAACGCTACCTGCAAAACCTAAAGGCCTGGGACACCGTTCTGGCCATGCGCGCCACGCCCTATCGCCGCCTGGCGGTGTGGGACCAGTCCTCTCACCCGCTTACCCGGCTGCTGCCAAAGCCCCTGGCACGGGTGGAATTCAACGCCAACAAATTGGGCGCCAGCCACCTTGGCCACATCGTAGAAAACAGCGTTACCCAGGCGGCTCTCTGGCAGGCCGCGATTACCCAGCCGAACATCACTTTAATGCCGGGCGTTGCGGTTACAAACCTCATCCAGAACAACAATCACGCTCAGTTGGACCTGGATAACGCTACCGCCATTACGGCAACCCTGGTGGTAGGCGCCGACGGTGCCCAATCCCGAATGCGCGATCTGGCCGGCATTGGCGTCACCCGCAGCCAATACGACCAACAGGCAATGGTGATGTCTGTGCGCTACCGCGGCGCGGTAGAAGACATCACCTGGCAGGGATTTTTACCCTCTGGCCCGCGGGCTTTTTTGCCGTTGCACACAGCCGGCGAAGAATTTCCCGGCGAAAGCTGGGGCTCGCTGGTGTGGTACGACGCCCCCGCCCGGCTTGCACAGCTCAAAGCTATGCCCACCGAACAACTGATGGCCGAAATTCAGCAGGGATTTCCCCAACAGCTGCCTGAGCTAACGCATATAGACACCCGCGCCAGCTTCCCCATTGCCCGCCAACACGCCAAACATTATTACCAGAACCGTGTGGTGTTGGCTGGCGATGCAGCCCACACCATCAATCCGTTGGCCGGCCAAGGCGTGAACCTGGGTTTTCAGGACGCCCAATGCCTGCAACAACTATTGATTGTCGCCCGCAACAACAGCACCGACCTGGCCGACCCCGCCTTACTGAGCCAATACGAAAACCAGCGCCGACCGGCTAACCGCCGCATGATGCTGGCTATGGATGCCTTTTATCATCTATTCAGCAACCGCGTTCCGCCCCTGCACCTGCTGCGCAATCTGGGCCTGGGCGCCGCGCAGGCACTGCCCTTCGCCCGCAACCGCGTAGCCCGTTACGCCATGGGTCTGGATTGAACTTCACTTTATAAAAGGATCCTGTTATGTCAGAAACCCTGTTCACCAAGATCATCAACCGGGAAATTCCCGCCGACATCGTGTACGAAGACGACACCACCCTGGCGTTTCGCGACATTAACCCGCAAGCCCCCGTGCACCTGCTGATTATTCCGAAAAGGCACATTGCTACCATTAACGACATCACCGAAAACGATAGGGAGCTGGTGGGCAATCTGTATTACGTGGCCGCCAAGCTGGCGAAAGAAATGGGCTTCGCCGACGACGGCTACCGCACAGTCATGAACTGCGGCGAAAACTCCGGCCAAACCGTGTTTCACATCCACTTGCATCTGCTGGCTGGTAAACCTCTGGGATGGCCGCCTTACTCCGACAAAATGAAGCAGGCATAGAACAAGCACTGCTTAAAAAAGTGGAAGCGGCGCCTGTAATGGGCACCCTTTTTGTACTTGTTCAACGTTTATTGACGGAATTTTTGTGAACAGGAATGTAAAAGGCTTTTCATGCTGGGGTTCTCCGGATAATAGGCAGTAAGCAAAACCACTGATAACTACTATTTACTCACATCTTTTGATTTTGAGTTACTATACCCCGCTCAGTGTTTATTTTTCTGGGAGCTTGGGTTTGTCGCCAAACGCCATAGATAATGGTTTGTGGGTAGTCTGAATGACCGAACAGAAAAATAAAACGAGGTTAAATTTGCCATTAGCTTACCGCCTTCCCATTGCGTTATACATTCTCGCTTTGCTAGGGCTGGTGGCATCTGCCGGTTACGTAGCTCAGAGTACCTACAGGCAGGCTTCCGAGACGGTGACTAATCGCTCTGCCGCCAATGCCGATCTCGCGGCTGAAATGGTTGCTAATCGGCTGCTTTCTACTAGAAACGAACTGCGGACTTTCGCCGGATTTGTTCAGCCTCTGGTGCGCCAGCCAAATACCCCCGGGGCCACTCGCCCTGAAAACATAGAATCGCATCTGGACAAAAGGGTATCCACCCTCGGATTTGTTAGCGAACTGCTGGCTGCCGATCCAGCTGGCAATTTTTTCTACCCGTCAATGGCCGAGAAAGTGACCAGAGCTCCTGACTGGCCCTTTATTGCAAAATACCTGTCTGACAACCCGAACCGAGAGGTTGTAACGCCGCTGTACACGGACCCCGTCACAGGTGAGATTGAGATCTGGATGTTGAGTAAGCTACATTCCGACACAAGCGATGTCGCTACTGTGATTGTGGCGCGTCAACCGCCGGATGTGCTTTCTGGATCGCTGGAGAGGTTATCTTTGTCCACTGGTCAGAGCATCGCCATTCTAGACGAGTCGATGATGCTAGTGGCCCGCCTTCCGGTCGTCGCAGGAGCTGCAGTTAGCCCGGGGCAGATCCTTACGGATTCACTGGCTCGCCGTTTTATCGATAGTGGCTCCGACAGCTATCAGGTGATCGTCGAAGGGCCTATTCCTAATGATGGTGAAGCAAGATTTTACGCTTTCAAACGTGTTCTGGGTGCACCTTATATCGTTGTCGTTGGCGAGAAAACGTCAGTGGCGTTACAAGATTGGCACCAGAGCCTTTGGGTTGGGGCTACCGGCATTTTACTGGTTGCGATCATTGGCCTGTTTTTTCTGAGGCAGTTCTGCCGAAGACTGACCGTTGAGAATGAGCTATTGCACGAGAACCGGCAACGGAGAAGCTCGCAACAAAACGCGCAGGCCAATGAGAGTCGATTACAGGCCCTTGTTAATTCTATTCCGGATTCGACCTTTGTGTTCGATGAACACGGAAGGTTTACCTTTGCTCATGCGCAGGACAAAGGCCAGCTACTGATGCCTGTGGAAAAGCTGCTTGGCCTGCATTACAACGAAGTACTGCCGCCCGAGCTCGCTGCCCGGTTTGACGGAATTAAAACAGACGTCGAAAAATCACAGAAAATGCAGAATATTGAATACCAGTTGTTTGTTAACGGCGAGGCCCGCGATTATGAGGCCAGGGTAAACGCGCTAACTGACTTGGAGGGCCAGCACAGTGGTTTCCTGACCTTAGTGCGAGACATCACCGAAGACAAAGTTCTCGAAGCTGAGCTGCGTATTGCTTCCACCGCGTTCGAGACCCATCTCGGCATAATAATAACCGACGAGAATAGTATAATATTAAGGGCCAACAAAGCGTTTTCCCGGATCACCGGTTATGCCGAGCAGGACGTTTTGGGCAAGACCCCAAACGTCCTTCAATCCGGCCTGCAAGATGCCGCTTTTTACCATTATCTCTGGGCTCGGGTTCAGGAAAGTGGCTCATGGGAGGGTGAAATATGGAACCTCCGAAAAGATGGGGAGGCGTATGCGGAATGGCTGACGATCACCGCGATTTGTGGAAAATCCGGCGTTGTCCAGAACTATGTGGGAACCTTTC comes from the Marinobacter psychrophilus genome and includes:
- the mnmH gene encoding tRNA 2-selenouridine(34) synthase MnmH, which gives rise to MIRRQDTDDYLSLFLNNTPLLDVRAPVEFDKGHLPGAINAPLMNDDERHLVGICYKEQGQSKAIELGHQLVQGDIKAQRLEAWKHFCTQHPDGYLYCFRGGLRSNLSRQWIAQAGINYPLVEGGYKAMRRFLIDQLEQQIANETFYILSGRTGTGKTRVLNTLPNPVDLEGLANHRGSSFGRQVTPQPTQINFENQLAVAMLHARHQRGGPIYLEDESRLVGCCALPISLRERMAAAPLVVLDRPMAGRVDIIRQDYVDNMLTDYTNLDGPQAGWLNFSDYLLSALDRIRKRLGGERHQQLRSVMESALAQQAENGSSDGHNAWIQSLLEHYYDPMYDYQLARKPGTVIMHGGPDAIAQWAKHAHPHIS
- a CDS encoding mechanosensitive ion channel family protein, which encodes MEDLFSANGRATELVDQAITLVMAYAPKVVLAIITLIVGMWLINRFVRLLDSKLGKKDPTLNTFLCGLLSAVLKILLLISVASMVGIATTSFIAIIGGAGLAIGLALQGSLGNFAGGVLILIFKPFKVGDVIEAQGYLGSVVEISILYTIVNTFDNRRIIIPNGDLSNSSLTNLSAYPTRRCDMSFGIGYGDDIDKAKATIKRLIEEDERALKDPEPMVVVGGLGDSSVNLTARAWTKSADLWPFYWDMQERVKKAFDAEGISIPFPQRDVHMYKAD
- a CDS encoding aminoacyl-tRNA deacylase, whose amino-acid sequence is MPANALQQYLDSTGVEYLCMPHPPAFSARQLARHVGIAGDRVVKTVIIELDGKIAMLVMPATWRVRWHRLSQILDTDFVELADEQTFQNLFPQCEVGAMPPFGELYGMNVYCAEALTQQPELAFAAGSHSKSIHMKTIDFLALARPTILNQGFNKPGVAKPAWLVKRKQPAASGSAQAL
- a CDS encoding FAD-dependent monooxygenase, which encodes MTQAFDIAVVGAGMVGAALATGLGRNGFRVALIDFADAPEFVPGSTPDIRVSALSAGSERYLQNLKAWDTVLAMRATPYRRLAVWDQSSHPLTRLLPKPLARVEFNANKLGASHLGHIVENSVTQAALWQAAITQPNITLMPGVAVTNLIQNNNHAQLDLDNATAITATLVVGADGAQSRMRDLAGIGVTRSQYDQQAMVMSVRYRGAVEDITWQGFLPSGPRAFLPLHTAGEEFPGESWGSLVWYDAPARLAQLKAMPTEQLMAEIQQGFPQQLPELTHIDTRASFPIARQHAKHYYQNRVVLAGDAAHTINPLAGQGVNLGFQDAQCLQQLLIVARNNSTDLADPALLSQYENQRRPANRRMMLAMDAFYHLFSNRVPPLHLLRNLGLGAAQALPFARNRVARYAMGLD
- a CDS encoding histidine triad nucleotide-binding protein; this translates as MSETLFTKIINREIPADIVYEDDTTLAFRDINPQAPVHLLIIPKRHIATINDITENDRELVGNLYYVAAKLAKEMGFADDGYRTVMNCGENSGQTVFHIHLHLLAGKPLGWPPYSDKMKQA
- a CDS encoding EAL domain-containing protein, with the translated sequence MTEQKNKTRLNLPLAYRLPIALYILALLGLVASAGYVAQSTYRQASETVTNRSAANADLAAEMVANRLLSTRNELRTFAGFVQPLVRQPNTPGATRPENIESHLDKRVSTLGFVSELLAADPAGNFFYPSMAEKVTRAPDWPFIAKYLSDNPNREVVTPLYTDPVTGEIEIWMLSKLHSDTSDVATVIVARQPPDVLSGSLERLSLSTGQSIAILDESMMLVARLPVVAGAAVSPGQILTDSLARRFIDSGSDSYQVIVEGPIPNDGEARFYAFKRVLGAPYIVVVGEKTSVALQDWHQSLWVGATGILLVAIIGLFFLRQFCRRLTVENELLHENRQRRSSQQNAQANESRLQALVNSIPDSTFVFDEHGRFTFAHAQDKGQLLMPVEKLLGLHYNEVLPPELAARFDGIKTDVEKSQKMQNIEYQLFVNGEARDYEARVNALTDLEGQHSGFLTLVRDITEDKVLEAELRIASTAFETHLGIIITDENSIILRANKAFSRITGYAEQDVLGKTPNVLQSGLQDAAFYHYLWARVQESGSWEGEIWNLRKDGEAYAEWLTITAICGKSGVVQNYVGTFHDITKRKKAERNAHRLAFYDSLTELANKTLLEEKISGVCNADIRHNAHAALLHVDVEQLRAVNDARGYGFGDLVLKSIAQQLAGIVRESDTLARIGGDEFAILLSSLGSSQDVAARSAENVADKILDAFALPIKVLEHKIQVSVSIGITLINERTAVCDQQLQRAEQATQQAKERAKLRGERRISFFDSEIQAQVVQHVLLEEELRNALAENQLVLYYQPQIRKPNQLLGYEVLLRWRHPERGIVSPAVFIPIAEQSRLILPIGRWVIEQACEKLAAWQSEPTTSELSLAVNVSIIQFQSNSFVEQVGQILEKTGAPPRLLKLEVTESLLMNDPERITEMMNRLRSMGVRFSLDDFGTGYSSMSYLNQLPLDQIKIDQSFINEVTSNLANSAIVESIIGLAKGLNLEVIAEGVETEEQRDWLANHGCQNFQGYLFGRPEEI